A DNA window from Calliphora vicina chromosome 1, idCalVici1.1, whole genome shotgun sequence contains the following coding sequences:
- the LOC135964284 gene encoding colorectal mutant cancer protein: MSNDVHLAKVSKIHRSSDIAAKGAMMNHSRGRCAGLRLAGKSADLMDDMRQCDEDYLFGSISPRGGMPHLSSDLESPDHTQRDTTESDNNISSCSTLDIVNKVDNLSLQQLETKVRELSQRLQQAEEQRTIVQQQLEECNAEKEICLRRLEIVSAAHECRITEMHCVIAELSKKLRNKQETTILEEQEPEGSEISYQEGSVYNSELNLTNPDAECQTDPLEEADYSHNEVEHNLCSEVTEELKICDINYKAQVEALQEEILHLKSQMALLQSEIANANGHNGGISTAVEEPASIEHYGADVEATQSLDSLEPSLQLTHKDVDDEVLNDLNNTSTLTAEDTYVTSPHKIPAIPKMAERVRLKCASKIEGDNITAMDLRNNEIKNANIVEHLVSDLKQNNSSLMESFIEPSQLDNELQRLQRKVEHLKVQNTVLSLTLDESKEHCEHLYLLCGKYESNAIALQAALNCSDRAIEAYDVMLALLESKLGLIKEKSSAAEESRKAVESVARHLLDRLESEKNTCENSLGPWQNSFSIPDKVTPTPWTSEDDNRLRYHVSKLKGRRSTVQNTIVNLESPFSDSYEKSRLSLESKKELSGVGHKEKATALDLEMAVLMQELLNLREENIGLKVKAEQAEREKQYANDRIGVLHEALKQLQHQLQLNNETTELFHHHQQQRPLHIMDQRNSTYSEAEHVALTEQQLVEALSRESELKGRIQTLIASVTESQKISDEKYEHLHNNVRELQKTNLSLTQIIEQNKRKYQTRIRKLEQKIMDVTLEIGRQQQHQQLEQDVTNINKYKYKQYTSSAASIQQPTAHFRPHQHHQHHHHQQQQQPHHDNVPETTL, encoded by the exons ATGTCTAACGATGTGCACTTGGCCAAAGTGAGCAAGATACACCGCAGCAGCGATATAGCAGCCAAGGGAGCCATGATGAACCATAGTCGCGGACGTTGTGCTGGTCTGCGTTTGGCTGGCAAAAGCGCAGATCTAATGGATGATATGCGCCAGTGTGATGAGGATTATTTGTTTGGCAGTATTAGTCCAAGAGGTGGCATGCCGCATTTGTCCAGTGATTTGGAATCTCCGGATCATACACAACGTGATACCACCGAAAGTGACAACAACATAAGTTCCTGTTCAACACTGGATATTGTCAATAAA GTTGATAATCTTTCCTTGCAACAGTTGGAAACCAAGGTGCGTGAATTGTCACAGCGTCTCCAGCAGGCTGAAGAGCAACGTACTATTGTGCAACAGCAATTGGAAGAATGCAATGCTGAGAAGGAAATATGTTTGAGACGTTTGGAAATTGTAAGTGCCGCCCATGAATGTCGCATAACTGAAATGCACTGTGTTATAGCCGAATTGAGTAAAAAACTACGCAATAAACAGGAGACTACTATTTTGGAAGAACAAGAGCCCGAAGGAAgtg aaataagcTACCAAGAAGGCTCGGTCTACAACTCCGAACTAAACTTAACAAATCCCGATGCAGAGTGTCAAACTGATCCTTTGGAAGAAGCAGACTACTCACACAATGAGGTGGAGCATAATTTGTGCAGTGAAGTTACCGAAGAGCTAAAAATATGCGATATCAACTACAAAGCACAAGTTGAA GCTCTACAAGAGGAAATCCTACACCTAAAGTCCCAAATGGCATTGCTGCAGTCAGAAATTGCCAATGCTAATGGTCATAATGGTGGCATTAGTACAGCCGTAGAGGAACCAGCCAGTATTGAACATTATGGCGCCGATGTAGAGGCGACACAAAGCCTAGACTCACTAGAGCCATCACTACAACTAACGCACAAAGATGTTGATGATGAGGTATTGAATGATTTAAATAATACCTCAACATTGACAGCAGAAGACACTTATGTGACCAGTCCCCATAAAATACCAGCCATACCAAAGATGGCTGAGAGGGTAAGACTAAAATGTGCCAGTAAAATAGAGGGAGATAACATAACAGCCATGGATTTAAGGAATAATGAG attaaaaatgCCAATATTGTGGAACATTTAGTATCAGATCTCAAACAAAACAATAGCTCTCTCATGGAATCCTTTATCGAGCCCTCCCAGCTGGACAATGAACTGCAGCGTTTACAGCGTAAAGTTGAGCATTTAAAGGTGCAAAATACAGTTTTGTCCCTGACCCTCGATGAGTCCAAGGAACACTGTGAACATTTGTATTTGTTGTGCGGCAAATATGAATCAAATGCTATTGCTTTGCAGGCAGCCTTAAATTGTAGTGATCGTGCCATTGAGGCATATGATGTTATGTTGGCTTTGTTGGAAAGCAA ATTGGGTCTAATCAAAGAAAAGTCCTCGGCAGCTGAAGAAAGTCGCAAAGCGGTTGAATCTGTTGCCAGACATTTGCTAGATCGCTtggaaagtgaaaaaaatacatGTGAAAATAGCTTAGGACCTTGGCAAAATAG TTTTAGCATCCCCGATAAAGTCACACCCACCCCGTGGACATCTGAAGATGATAATCGTTTGCGCTATCATGTGTCCAAGCTAAAAGGCAGACGTTCAACTGTACAAAACACCATAGTCAATCTTGAATCGCCCTTCAGTGACTCCTATGAAAAATCCCGTCTATCACTCGAAAGCAAAAAAGAATTGAGCGGTGTGGGCCATAAGGAGAAAGCCACCGCACTCGATTTAGAAATGGCGGTGCTAATGCAAGAACTATTAAATTTACGTGAAGAAAATATTGGCCTTAAAGTAAAAGCCGAACAGGCCGAACGGGAAAAACAATATGCTAATGATCGCATAGGGGTGCTGCACGAGGCGCTCAAACAATTGCAACATCAATTACAGCTGAACAATGAAACCACTGAACTgtttcatcatcatcaacagcaaCGACCGTTACACATAATGGACCAACGTAACTCAACCTATTCGGAAGCCGAACATGTGGCATTGACCGAACAGCAATTGGTGGAGGCATTATCGCGCGAGTCCGAACTAAAGGGACGTATACAGACGCTTATAGCATCCGTAACGGAATCACAAAAAATCTCAGATGAAAAATACGAACATTTACACAATAATGTTAGGGAATTACAAAAAACTAATCT AAGCCTTACCCAAATCATTGagcaaaataaacgaaaatatcAAACTCGAATACGTAAATTGGAACAGAAAATCATGGATGTCACTTTGGAGATTGGCCGCCAACAGCAGCACCAACAATTAGAGCAGGATGTGAccaatattaataaatacaaatacaaacagtATACATCATCGGCTGCCTCAATACAACAACCTACAGCACATTTTAGGCCTCACcagcatcatcaacatcatcaccaccagcaacagcagcagcccCATCATGACAATGTACCCGAAACAACGttgtag
- the Herp gene encoding homocysteine-responsive endoplasmic reticulum-resident ubiquitin-like domain member 2 protein, with protein MVSMDETNTANSSSAAAVADGASAAAHTKTVGAAPIKSASHVKLLIKSSNQQYEDHVIESDLLWTVKRLKSHLSVVYPSKPPAADQKLIYSGQLLSDNLLLKDVIRSYKDVYTHNHIIHLVYTPKNLLPSPASTANKTKTSSSLNSSTANGAGGQGSGVGTTNNMSATDGLRQRQSAGNNSNSQQSPTAQMQQQQSPLFHQQMHPYFMAPQLMSAAGAFPQNLATGFGGPYNVQAMITQQTAMYNWMQQVYSQYMEQCLRLSNTVNAAGASDNTSYPPAFPTIPTNFQHLFQQQFPSTVMTPVVPATTASTAPAAANAAGDAGAAERQDQQQPALAQVAAARFPNLPQDEQDNRDWLDNFFSITRLALFLTLLYFNSSPLRCLVVVIIAGGIYLYHIGVFRFRHERNNNNINRNNNAAQNAAVDQIRQGVDQQQNAAAAPEGQENNENNAEGEQQQQAETTTDTPENANNESIMSTIRTFVVTFFTSLLPETPAL; from the exons ATGGTTAGCATGGATGAAACTAATACAGCGAATTCATCCTCGGCAGCTGCGGTAGCTGATGGAGCTAGTGCTGCTGCACACACGAAGACCGTTGGAGCAGCGCCCATTAAATCTGCCTCTCATGTAAAACTTTTGATTAAGTCATCTAATCAGCAGTACGAAGATCATGTGATTGAAAGTGATTTATTGTGGACCGTCAAACGGCTGAAGTCTCATTTGTCTGTGGTTTATCCTAGCAAACCG ccCGCCGCTGATCAAAAACTGATTTACTCTGGCCAACTTTTAAGTGACAATCTACTATTAAAGGATGTTATACGCAGCTATAAAGACGTTTATACACACAACCATATAATACATTTGGTTTATACGCCCAAAAATTTACTCCCATCCCCAGCTTCAACAGCTAACAAAACGAAAACCTCTTCAAGCTTAAACTCATCAACGGCAAACGGCGCTGGAGGACAAGGTAGTGGTGTAGGAACAACCAATAATATGTCAGCCACAGATGGTTTACGCCAAAGACAATCTGCTGGCAACAATAGCAATAGCCAGCAGTCTCCCACAGCTCAAATGCAGCAACAGCAGTCTCCATTATTCCATCAACAAATGCATCCTTACTTTATGGCGCCGCAGCTAATGTCTGCTGCTGGTGCATTTCCTCAAAATTTAGCCACCGGCTTTGGTGGCCCTTATAATGTACAGGCCATGATAACACAACAGACTGCCATGTACAATTGGATGCAACAGGTTTATTCCCAATATATGGAACAGTGTTTGAGATTATCGAACACTGTCAATGCTGCTGGTGCCTCGGACAATACAAGCTATCCCCCAGCATTTCCAACAATTCCAACAAATTTCCAACATTTATTTCAACAACAATTTCCCTCAACTGTGATGACACCCGTAGTTCCAGCAACTACTGCCTCAACAGCACCAGCTGCAGCAAATGCAGCCGGCGATGCTGGGGCTGCCGAAAGGCAAGATCAACAGCAACCAGCGCTGGCGCAAGTTGCTGCAGCACGTTTTCCTAACTTGCCACAAGATGAACAGGATAATCGTGATTGGTTGGACAACTTTTTCTCAATAACACGTTTGGCTTTGTTTTTGACCCTACTCTATTTCAATTCATCGCCACTCAGATGTTTGGTGGTTGTGATCATTGCTGGTGGAATCTATTT ATACCACATTGGAGTATTTCGTTTCCGTCACGAAcgcaacaataacaatataaatCGCAACAATAATGCAGCTCAAAATGCTGCTGTCGATCAGATACGACAGGGTGTAGATCAACAACAGAATGCTGCTGCTGCACCCGAGGGACAAGAGAATAATGAGAATAACGCAGAAGGCGAACAGCAACAGCAGGCAGAAACTACAACAGACACACCAGAGAATGCCAACAATGAATCGATAATGTCCACAATACGTACTTTTGTGGTGACATTTTTCACCTCACTATTGCCCGAAACGCCGGCgctttaa
- the BCAS2 gene encoding pre-mRNA-splicing factor SPF27 → MAGEVTVDALPYIDQGYDDPGVRESALAMVEEECRRYRPTKNYLEHLSPLSSAAFETKLMAQEFERIQNRVPMETLSMKRYELPPPAAGRLSEVSAWEESIDNSKAQLEHQWVRTMNLELMLDYGIEAWKAYLEVFVALQAKAQNQLQALKKEIQDVNWQRKQAQTQAGEKLRTLEANWVLLVSKNYEIEQQCVELEKQIHTLRAHIAENEKAKEIEQEQTEQINGHADDNGEEENNSNSSENNSGNNDDTPEEEKETQQHEEDEDQEMRSVET, encoded by the exons ATGGCTGGAGAAGTTACTGTGGATGCTTTACCATATATTGATCAGGGCTACGATGATCCAGGTGTTAGAGAATCC GCATTGGCCATGGTAGAAGAGGAATGTCGTCGCTACAGACCAaccaaaaactatttagaacaTTTATCTCCCCTTAGCTCAGCCGCATTCGAGACAAAACTCATGGCTCAAGAATTTGAACGCATACAGAATCGTGTACCCATGGAAACACTCAGTATGAAACGTTACGAATTACCACCACCAGCAGCTGGGCGTTTATCAGAAGTCTCTGCTTGGGAAGAATCCATAGACAATTCAAAAGCTCAACTAGAACATCAATGGGTAAGGACAATGAATTTAGAACTTATGCTCGACTATGGTATTGAGGCTTGGAAAGCCTATCTAGAGGTATTTGTGGCTTTACAAGCTAAAGCCCAAAATCAGCTGCAGGctttgaaaaaagaaatacaagatGTTAACTGGCAAAGAAAACAGGCTCAAACTCAGGCTGGTGAAAAGTTGCGCACACTCGAAGCCAATTGGGTATTGTTAGTatcgaaaaattatgaaatcgaGCAACAATGCGTCGAATTGgaaaaacaaatacacacaCTACGCGCGCACATAGCTGAGAATGAAAAGGCCAAAGAGATTGAACAAGAACAAACCGAACAGATTAATGGCCATGCTGATGATAATGGCGAAGAGGAAAATAATAGTAATAGCTCTGAAAATAATTCCGGAAATAACGACGACACTCCAGAAGAAGAAAAGGAAACTCAGCAGCACGAAGAGGACGAAGACCAAGAAATGAGATCAGTGGAgacttaa
- the RpL4 gene encoding large ribosomal subunit protein uL4: protein MSLANARPLVSVYSDKNEQIKDKNICLPAVFKAPIRPDVVNDIHQLMRRNKRQPYAVSEQAGHQTSAESWGTGRAVARIPRVRGGGTHRSGQGAFGNMCRGGRMFAPTKTYRRWHRKINVNQRRYALVSAIAASGVPALVQSKGHVIDGVSEFPLVVSDEVQKLQKTKQAVVFLRRMKIWADIQKVYKSQRFRAGRGTMRDRRRIARKGPLIVFYKDEGLRRAFRNIPGIETMSVDKMNLLKLAPGGHVGRFVIWTESAFARLNELFGTWKTGSTLKKGYNLPQPKMANTDLSRLLKSEEIRKVLRDPRKKVFRRVRRLNPLSNVRQLIKLNPYAEVLRRRAALAAEQRTVAKTLARAKKNNVELAKDHFAVVASKAAANRAKMLKNAFESRKKKAVAAPKKK from the exons ATG AGTTTAGCTAATGCCAGACCTCTGGTCTCCGTTTATTCGGATAAAAATGAACAAATCAAGGATAAGAACATCTGCTTGCCAGCTGTCTTCAAGGCACCCATCCGCCCCGATGTGGTCAATGATATCCATCAATTGATGCGTCGTAACAAGCGTCAACCTTATGCTGTCAGCGAACAAGCCg GTCACCAAACCTCTGCTGAATCTTGGGGTACTGGTCGTGCTGTTGCCCGTATTCCCCGTGTCCGTGGTGGTGGTACTCACCGTTCCGGCCAGGGTGCTTTCGGTAACATGTGTCGTGGTGGTCGTATGTTCGCCCCAACCAAGACCTACCGTCGCTGGCACCGTAAGATCAACGTGAACCAACGTCGTTATGCTTTGGTTTCCGCTATTGCTGCCTCTGGCGTCCCAGCCCTTGTCCAATCTAAGGGTCATGTCATCGATGGCGTCTCTGAATTCCCATTGGTTGTCTCTGACGAAGTACAAAAATTGCAAAAGACCAAGCAAGCTGTTGTATTCCTTAGACGCATGAAGATCTGGGCTGACATCcaaaag GTGTACAAATCCCAACGTTTCCGTGCTGGCCGTGGAACCATGCGCGATCGTCGTCGCATTGCCCGCAAGGGACCCCTCATCGTTTTCTACAAGGATGAAGGTCTCCGTCGTGCCTTCCGTAACATCCCCGGCATTGAAACCATGTCCGTCGACAAGATGAACTTGTTGAAGTTGGCTCCTGGTGGTCATGTTGGTCGTTTCGTCATCTGGACCGAATCTGCCTTCGCTCGCTTGAACGAACTTTTCGGTACCTGGAAAACTGGTTCCACCTTGAAGAAGGGCTACAACCTTCCTCAACCCAAGATGGCCAACACCGACTTGTCTCGTCTTCTTAAATCCGAAGAAATCCGCAAGGTTCTCCGTGATCCCCGCAAGAAGGTGTTCCGTCGCGTCCGTCGTCTCAATCCTTTGTCCAACGTACGTCAACTCATCAAGTTGAACCCCTACGCCGAAGTTCTTCGTCGTCGCGCCGCTTTGGCTGCTGAACAACGCACCGTTGCCAAGACCTTGGCTAGAGCCAAGAAGAACAACGTTGAATTGGCCAAGGACCATTTCGCCGTTGTTGCCAGCAAAGCTGCTGCCAACCGCGCTAAGATGTTGAAAAACGCTTTCGAGTCCAGAAAGAAGAAGGCCGTTGCTGCCCCCAAGAAGAAGTaa